The following are encoded together in the Deltaproteobacteria bacterium genome:
- a CDS encoding cob(I)yrinic acid a,c-diamide adenosyltransferase, with translation MRITRVYTRRGDRGETDLVGGERVRKDSPRITAYGTVDELNAAVGVARAMNQAETGPEGASAAARRELDDILRRLQNQLFDLGGELATPLAAAAPGAFRLSGVEVKGLEATIDRCLQDLAPLKSFILPGGGRVSSFLHVARTVCRRAEREVLRLMREEEVGEWPLAYLNRLSDLLFVLSRWIGHHLGETEYLWERPLAQERKPERR, from the coding sequence ATCCGCATCACCCGCGTCTACACGCGCCGCGGCGACCGCGGCGAGACCGACCTCGTCGGCGGCGAGCGCGTCCGCAAGGACAGCCCTCGGATCACCGCGTACGGCACCGTCGACGAGCTGAACGCCGCGGTCGGCGTCGCGCGGGCCATGAACCAGGCCGAGACCGGACCGGAAGGCGCGAGCGCGGCCGCGCGCCGGGAGCTCGACGACATCCTGCGCCGGCTCCAGAATCAGCTCTTCGACCTCGGGGGCGAGCTGGCGACGCCGCTCGCGGCCGCGGCGCCCGGGGCCTTCCGCCTGAGCGGGGTGGAGGTGAAGGGGCTCGAGGCGACGATCGACCGCTGCCTCCAGGACCTCGCGCCGCTGAAGTCGTTCATCCTGCCGGGCGGCGGCCGCGTCAGCTCCTTCCTCCACGTGGCGCGCACGGTGTGCCGGCGCGCCGAGCGCGAGGTGCTCCGGTTGATGCGGGAGGAGGAGGTCGGCGAGTGGCCCCTCGCCTATCTCAACCGCCTCTCCGATCTGCTCTTCGTCCTCTCGCGCTGGATCGGACACCACCTGGGCGAGACCGAGTACCTCTGGGAGCGGCCACTCGCGCAGGAGCGGAAGCCGGAGCGGAGATGA